A stretch of Panulirus ornatus isolate Po-2019 chromosome 36, ASM3632096v1, whole genome shotgun sequence DNA encodes these proteins:
- the LOC139760360 gene encoding NAD(P)H pyrophosphatase NUDT13, mitochondrial-like, producing the protein MIISELCRRIGSLRLLPKVLHRNISYVERIRFLQQLKEYDTVCLSHLPSGKFLMYSQSKPLLRVSKASTKDALVWLTYSEVTEYYPQVLNSSVLLDMAEDGTPRYSVQVGALPTAVQEKLESSTGAVFSDLRLALFMVSWRDAHTLSRANCVLMWNRNNAFCGKCGAPTERNAAGYSRKCKNCNMTHYPSAIPVGIVLVTDPDHQNIVLVRQPRHPPGMYSCIAGFSDVGESLEDTVHREVAEEVGIEVSSVRYVASQHWPFPGSLMAGCFATAEKQELSLDQNELQDARWFSREEVSMALDRITANPHLRLRGNPSGELFIPPPGAIAYHLISHWMKGTPVQEIYQHIY; encoded by the exons CAACTAAAGGAATATGATACAGTTTGTCTGTCTCATTTACCTAGTGGAAAGTTCCTGATGTATAGTCAAAGCAAACCTCTCCTTCGAGTGAGCAAAGCCAGCACTAAAGATGCCCTCGTTTGGCTAACTTATTCAG AAGTGACCGAGTATTACCCTCAAGTTCTCAACTCCAGTGTGCTGTTAGATATGGCAGAGGATGGGACACCAAGGTACAGTGTACAG GTTGGAGCACTACCAACAGCAGTACAAGAGAAACTGGAGAGTTCAACAGGTGCTGTGTTCAGTGACTTGAGGCTTGCTCTTTTTATGGTAAGCTGGCGAGATGCACACACACTCTCCCGGGCAAATTGTGTTCTCATGTGGAATAGAAATAATGCATTCTGTGGAAAGTGTGGTGCTCCAACTGAGAGAAATGCTGCAG GTTATTCTCGCAAATGCAAAAACTGTAACATGACCCACTACCCAAGTGCCATTCCAGTTGGCATCGTACTTGTTACTGACCCTGATCACCAAAATATCGTTCTTGTACGTCAGCCACGCCACCCTCCGGGCATGTACTCCTGTATTGCTGGCTTCTCAGATGTTG GTGAGAGTTTAGAAGATACTGTGCATAGGGAGGTGGCTGAAGAAGTAGGAATAGAGGTGTCATCTGTGAGGTATGTTGCCTCTCAGCACTGGCCATTTCCAGGGTCTCTCATGGCTGGATGTTTCGCCACTGCAGAAAAACAAGAG CTTTCTTTAGATCAGAATGAGCTGCAAGATGCTCGGTGGTTCTCACGAGAAGAAGTTAGCATGGCCCTTGATAGAATCACTGCAAATCCTCATTTGAGACTGCGTGGGAATCCATCGGGGGAACTCTTTATTCCTCCTCCAGGAGCCATAGCATACCATCTTATATCTCACTGGATGAAAGGCACCCCAGTTCAAGAAATTTACCAACATATTTACTAA
- the LOC139760359 gene encoding delta(24)-sterol reductase-like isoform X1, giving the protein MQSSGSSWFEYILIHYRWVLVIFFLLPASLIYDIYYYTRSWIIFKLSSAPHHHGRRVQEVQRQVCEWNKSSQDVPMCTARPGWQTISFREGAYKKTFFKVAINMVDILEIDTIKKTVRCEPLVTMGQLTHTLIELGWTIPVVPEMDDLTVGGLVMGTGIETTSHKVGLFQHICVAYELVVADGSVVTCSQTENSELFYSVPWSYGTLGFLTAVEIKIIPAERFVRVEYQPCHSLDTLVKTFTEETKKTEGNQFVEGLMYTLQSGVVMTGTMCTSAEPGKVNEIGRWFKPWFFKHVETYLTGDVRGVEYIPLRDYYHRHTRSIFWEIQDIIPFGNNMVFRYLLGWLVPPKVSLLKLTQGQVVKELYEKNHFIQDMLVPLSDMKKSLNVFEKEVKIYPVWLCPFRLPANPGMLHPLNEKEALFVDIGTYGVPKVDNFEPVETTRRIEEYVRKVKGFQMMYADSYMTREEYREMFDHSLYDEMRAKFGCEKAFPEVYDKVNRKARI; this is encoded by the exons ATGCAGTCCTCAGGCAGTAGCTGGTTTGAGTATATACTCATACATTACCG gtgggtgctggtgatattctttcttctaCCAGCTTCCTTGATCTATGATATTTATTACTACACGCGATCTTGGATCATTTTCAAACTCAGCTCAGCTCCTCATCACCATGGCAGGAGAGTTCAGGAAGTACAAAGACAG GTCTGTGAATGGAACAAGAGTAGCCAAGATGTCCCCATGTGCACTGCTCGACCAGGCTGGCAGACAATAAGTTTCAGGGAAGGGGCATACAAGAAGACTTTCTTCAAAGTAGCAATTAATATGGTTGATATCTTGGAAATTGATACAATCAAAAAG ACGGTGCGCTGTGAACCTCTAGTGACCATGGGTCAGTTAACTCATACCCTTATTGAGTTGGGCTGGACCATTCCTGTGGTACCAGAAATGGATGACCTTACTGTGG GTGGGTTGGTAATGGGCACTGGTATTGAGACAACTTCACACAAAGTTGGATTGTTTCAGCACATATGTGTGGCATATGAACTGGTTGTAGCAGATGGTTCTGTTGTAACTTGTTCTCAG ACTGAAAACTCAGAGTTGTTCTACTCGGTTCCATGGTCATATGGTACTCTTGGATTCCTGACTGCAGTGGAAATTAAAATTATCCCTGCTGAAAG GTTTGTGCGAGTTGAATACCAGCCATGTCACTCCCTAGACACTCTTGTCAAAACTTTTACAGAAGAAACCAAAAAGACTGAAGGAAACCAGTTTGTGGAGGGGCTCATGTATACTCTTCAGTCTGGAGTGGTTATGACTGGCACCATGTGTACATCAGCTGAGCCAGGCAAG GTGAATGAAATTGGGCGGTGGTTCAAGCCATGGTTTTTCAAACATGTGGAGACTTATTTAACTGGTGATGTAAGAGGTGTTGAATACATCCCTCTTCGAGATTACTACCACCGTCACACACGATCTATTTTCTGGGAGATACAG GATATCATTCCTTTTGGCAACAACATGGTGTTCCGTTATCTTTTGGGATGGCTCGTACCCCCAAAAGTATCTCTACTCAAGTTGACTCAAGGACAAGTTGTCAAGGAGCTGTATGAGAAAAACCACTTCATACAAGATATGCTTGTCCCACTCAGCGATATGAAGAAATCTCTTAATGTCTTTGAAAAAGAGGTCAAG ATATATCCTGTATGGCTATGCCCATTCAGATTACCTGCAAACCCTGGTATGCTTCATCCACTGAATGAGAAAGAGGCACTGTTTGTTGATATTGGGACGTATGGTGTGCCAAAAGTTGATAATTTTGAACCAGTTGAAACAACACGCAGAATTGAGGAATATGTCAGAAAGGTTAAGGG CTTTCAAATGATGTATGCGGACTCATACATGACTCGAGAAGAGTACCGAGAAATGTTTGACCATTCACTGTATGATGAAATGAGGGCAAAATTTGGCTGTGAGAAGGCTTTCCCAGAGGTTTATGACAAAGTTAATAGAAAGGCTCGCATTTGA
- the LOC139760359 gene encoding delta(24)-sterol reductase-like isoform X2 has product MQSSGSSWFEYILIHYRWVLVIFFLLPASLIYDIYYYTRSWIIFKLSSAPHHHGRRVQEVQRQVCEWNKSSQDVPMCTARPGWQTISFREGAYKKTFFKVAINMVDILEIDTIKKTVRCEPLVTMGQLTHTLIELGWTIPVVPEMDDLTVGGLVMGTGIETTSHKVGLFQHICVAYELVVADGSVVTCSQTENSELFYSVPWSYGTLGFLTAVEIKIIPAERFVRVEYQPCHSLDTLVKTFTEETKKTEGNQFVEGLMYTLQSGVVMTGTMCTSAEPGKVNEIGRWFKPWFFKHVETYLTGDVRGVEYIPLRDYYHRHTRSIFWEIQDIIPFGNNMVFRYLLGWLVPPKVSLLKLTQGQVVKELYEKNHFIQDMLVPLSDMKKSLNVFEKEVKIYPVWLCPFRLPANPGMLHPLNEKEALFVDIGTYGVPKVDNFEPVETTRRIEEYVRKVKGEQ; this is encoded by the exons ATGCAGTCCTCAGGCAGTAGCTGGTTTGAGTATATACTCATACATTACCG gtgggtgctggtgatattctttcttctaCCAGCTTCCTTGATCTATGATATTTATTACTACACGCGATCTTGGATCATTTTCAAACTCAGCTCAGCTCCTCATCACCATGGCAGGAGAGTTCAGGAAGTACAAAGACAG GTCTGTGAATGGAACAAGAGTAGCCAAGATGTCCCCATGTGCACTGCTCGACCAGGCTGGCAGACAATAAGTTTCAGGGAAGGGGCATACAAGAAGACTTTCTTCAAAGTAGCAATTAATATGGTTGATATCTTGGAAATTGATACAATCAAAAAG ACGGTGCGCTGTGAACCTCTAGTGACCATGGGTCAGTTAACTCATACCCTTATTGAGTTGGGCTGGACCATTCCTGTGGTACCAGAAATGGATGACCTTACTGTGG GTGGGTTGGTAATGGGCACTGGTATTGAGACAACTTCACACAAAGTTGGATTGTTTCAGCACATATGTGTGGCATATGAACTGGTTGTAGCAGATGGTTCTGTTGTAACTTGTTCTCAG ACTGAAAACTCAGAGTTGTTCTACTCGGTTCCATGGTCATATGGTACTCTTGGATTCCTGACTGCAGTGGAAATTAAAATTATCCCTGCTGAAAG GTTTGTGCGAGTTGAATACCAGCCATGTCACTCCCTAGACACTCTTGTCAAAACTTTTACAGAAGAAACCAAAAAGACTGAAGGAAACCAGTTTGTGGAGGGGCTCATGTATACTCTTCAGTCTGGAGTGGTTATGACTGGCACCATGTGTACATCAGCTGAGCCAGGCAAG GTGAATGAAATTGGGCGGTGGTTCAAGCCATGGTTTTTCAAACATGTGGAGACTTATTTAACTGGTGATGTAAGAGGTGTTGAATACATCCCTCTTCGAGATTACTACCACCGTCACACACGATCTATTTTCTGGGAGATACAG GATATCATTCCTTTTGGCAACAACATGGTGTTCCGTTATCTTTTGGGATGGCTCGTACCCCCAAAAGTATCTCTACTCAAGTTGACTCAAGGACAAGTTGTCAAGGAGCTGTATGAGAAAAACCACTTCATACAAGATATGCTTGTCCCACTCAGCGATATGAAGAAATCTCTTAATGTCTTTGAAAAAGAGGTCAAG ATATATCCTGTATGGCTATGCCCATTCAGATTACCTGCAAACCCTGGTATGCTTCATCCACTGAATGAGAAAGAGGCACTGTTTGTTGATATTGGGACGTATGGTGTGCCAAAAGTTGATAATTTTGAACCAGTTGAAACAACACGCAGAATTGAGGAATATGTCAGAAAGGTTAAGGG CGAGCAGTAA
- the LOC139760362 gene encoding NAD-dependent protein deacylase-like: MVLQLASFLGRIRHLKKVERSLFVSKPLVKMSASSRPSSDMAKFREIFKKSKHVVVLTGAGVSAESGVPTFRGAGGFWRTWQAQDLASPVAFRSNPSLVWEFYHYRREVMRTKDPNPAHLVLAEAEEHLAAEDRRLVIVTQNIDELHRRAGSKNIIELHGSLFRTECTHCGEIRANTDSPICPALEGKGAPDPKAKDARIPESELPRCRACAGLLRPHVIWFGESLDSDVMDKAHDELHNCDLCLVVGTSSIVYPAAMFAPQVAARGVPVAEFNVETTPATSTFGFHFEGPCGSTLPEALAPEDD; this comes from the exons ATGGTTCTGCAGTTAGCAAGCTTCCTCGGAAGAATCAGGCATCTGAAGAAAGTTGAAAGATCGTTATTTGTATCAAAACCATTGGTAAAGATGTCTGCATCAAGCCGACCCAGCTCAGATATGGCGAAATTTAGggaaattttcaaaaaatcaaagcACGTTGTTGTATTAACAG GTGCTGGAGTGTCAGCAGAGTCTGGAGTTCCTACCTTTCGAGGAGCTGGAGGATTCTGGCGCACTTGGCAAGCTCAAGACTTGGCCAGCCCTGTAGCTTTTAGATCAAATCCTTCTCTAGTATGGGAGTTTTACCACTACCGGAGGGAAGTTATGCGCACCAAGGATCCCAATCCA GCTCACCTGGTATTGGCTGAAGCAGAGGAACATCTTGCAGCAGAGGACCGCCGTTTGGTGATTGTCACACAGAATATTGATGAACTGCATCGTAGGGCTGGATCAAAGAATATTATAGAACTGCATGGCTCTCTCTTTCGAACCGAGTGCACACATTGTGGAGAAATCCGGGCCAATACTGACAGTCCTATATGTCCAGCACTTGAGGGGAAAGG TGCCCCAGATCCCAAGGCTAAAGATGCTAGGATTCCAGAATCTGAACTTCCAAGATGCAGAGCTTGCGCAGGACTTTTACGGCCTCATGTAATATGGTTTGGAGAAAGTCTTGATTCTGATGTGATGGATAAAGCAC ATGATGAGCTACATAACTGTGATCTCTGCTTGGTTGTGGGAACATCATCAATTGTGTATCCTGCTGCTATGTTTGCCCCACAAGTTGCCGCTCGGGGAGTCCCAGTAGCAGAGTTCAACGTGgagacaacaccagccaccagcacctttGG GTTTCACTTTGAGGGTCCCTGTGGATCTACATTACCTGAAGCTCTTGCTCCCGAAGATGATTGA